The sequence ACTACTACTCTCTGTTGGTGTTGTTGCTGCCAGGAGGTGAAACACGCACCGTGAGAACACCAAACTCAGCATCCCAAGCGATGTCGTGGCTCAAAGTGGAACTCCAGGAGCACAAACGCTAGAACGGGTGATGGCTCCCATGAAGATACGGCAACTATCATCGTGCTCATAGACCTCCTTGTTCTCACCATAGAACTTGACTTCATTCTCATTAGGAAGCACCAATATATCATCACTACAAACACCTGGCAAGTCGAATGAAACGCAAGAACCTCCTCCATCACCTCTTCGTCTCCTACTGGTTGAACGCTTACAACCTTTCACCACAAATCGATGGTCCTCAGCCGCTTTAAACATCTTAAACAAAGGTTCATCCGTATTGTAACTTCCAGATTACCTATAAACAAACTATATAAGCATTTAATGgataatgcaaaaaaaaaggtgTGATCTTTATTTGAGTGGCTTCGAACCTGTGTTGGGAGGAAGAAAGTGAGTACACTTGTTGTCATGGTCTTTGACTTTGACCCTTGACACAATCATCCTCAACACTCCATCTTTCATCTTCGCATCCACCCCTGTTATCTCGCAGCAGTCACACCCTAGCTAAACCGGCGGTTCCAGCTTACTCACGGGCGTTTTTCTTGTCGTCTCCGTCGCTGAGAGTCTCTTCACCGGAGAAAAAGACAACCTTTTGCCTCACGGAGTCGACTCTGTGGCGGACACCGTCGTCTGGAACACCGGGCAAGTCGACGCGGACGTAAAGGTTGTCGTTTTGGAGGATCTTGATCTCCATGAAACCCTTTGGACCGTATCTCTGGTACAGGTTGTGGTCGCGTGTATGCCTGACATTTGGCAGGCTagaagcaagaaaaaaaaatttgaaccaGAACTGCTATACCCATGACTCGAACCCAGGGCACCCAACAagtgaaactcaaataataGCATCTTTAACCATCTCTGCTACCTAATCTTTATGAGAATTGGCCCCCAAACTTGTTTTATACCGATCGGCCCTCAAGCAAATGCTTGATGGGCTTGTATCCAGGCCCGGCCCTGCCTCCCTGTGTTCGGTTATAACATAAACAGAAAACTCATAATTAAAGGAGAAAACTTTATTGTGTGTTTGCACCAAGTAAAGGTAAGGGAGAGTTAatggaagag is a genomic window of Brassica napus cultivar Da-Ae chromosome A2, Da-Ae, whole genome shotgun sequence containing:
- the LOC125584554 gene encoding uncharacterized protein LOC125584554, with translation MKDGVLRMIVSRVKVKDHDNKCTHFLPPNTAAEDHRFVVKGCKRSTSRRRRGDGGGSCVSFDLPGVCSDDILVLPNENEVKFYGENKEVYEHDDSCRIFMGAITRSSVCAPGVPL